From Schaalia sp. ZJ405, one genomic window encodes:
- a CDS encoding DivIVA domain-containing protein — protein MSDAFPTVSVFRRGYDPESVEAFFEDARRAYEGGVPAEEFSAVQVRQATFTLKRRGYQIEAVDAAMNRLEAAFVQRDRADHIAVNGESAWYDRIADRATTLYPRLQRPRGERFSHPESGRGYDKSAVDDLLDRLAGYFDDRNDISVQDIRRAVFPPARGKKAYAEGPVDAYLGRAIEILLAVD, from the coding sequence ATGAGCGACGCATTCCCCACTGTGAGCGTCTTCAGACGAGGATACGATCCCGAATCGGTCGAGGCTTTTTTTGAGGACGCCCGCCGCGCGTACGAAGGTGGGGTCCCCGCAGAAGAATTCAGCGCAGTTCAGGTTCGTCAGGCGACGTTCACTCTCAAGCGCCGCGGCTACCAGATCGAGGCCGTGGATGCAGCAATGAATCGCCTCGAAGCGGCGTTCGTCCAGCGTGACCGCGCCGATCACATCGCTGTCAACGGCGAATCCGCGTGGTATGACCGCATCGCCGATCGTGCAACAACGCTGTATCCACGTCTGCAACGTCCCCGAGGTGAGCGTTTCTCGCATCCAGAGTCTGGCCGGGGATACGATAAGTCAGCGGTTGATGATCTCCTTGATCGTCTTGCTGGATACTTCGATGATCGCAACGACATTTCAGTGCAGGACATTCGTCGGGCGGTTTTCCCGCCAGCTCGTGGAAAGAAGGCCTACGCGGAAGGCCCGGTCGATGCCTACCTCGGGCGTGCGATCGAGATCCTCCTCGCCGTTGACTGA
- the dxr gene encoding 1-deoxy-D-xylulose-5-phosphate reductoisomerase, producing the protein MSSCRQVVVLGSTGSIGTQALDVVSQHSDRLRGVALAAGGGNIELLARQAIDHEVEVVAVASRRGSELRDAISALAPGGKIPQIIEGHDAATQIAGSFPDAVVLNGITGGVGLAPTLAALNAGSVLALANKESLVVGGPLVREALRFPGQVVPVDSEHSAIAQALASGIHEKGLTSRVVTGRTEVADLVLTASGGPFRGQSRAQLADVTPAQALAHPTWNMGPVVTINSSTLVNKGLELIEAYLLFDVDPDHIVTTVHPQSIVHSMVTWKDGATTLQASPPDMRLPIALGLTWPERLDTIEKPLTWSTFHKWTFEPIDVVTFPAVKLARMAVSESQTHPAVYNAANEALVDAFLAGRIRWLDIVDILADVLEAHDGTDHPSLETIRHVQEWARTTAEARIHAKER; encoded by the coding sequence ATGTCGTCATGTAGACAGGTCGTTGTTCTTGGCTCAACAGGGTCGATTGGTACGCAAGCTCTTGATGTTGTGTCCCAGCATTCAGATCGGCTCAGGGGTGTGGCGCTCGCTGCGGGCGGTGGAAACATCGAGCTCCTTGCGCGTCAGGCCATTGATCACGAGGTCGAGGTGGTCGCAGTTGCCTCACGCAGAGGCTCTGAGCTGCGCGACGCAATCAGTGCTCTTGCTCCGGGCGGGAAGATTCCGCAGATCATTGAGGGGCACGATGCTGCAACTCAGATCGCGGGTTCGTTCCCCGACGCTGTGGTTCTCAACGGAATCACCGGGGGAGTCGGGCTGGCTCCCACTCTTGCAGCGCTGAACGCCGGGTCGGTTCTTGCCCTGGCAAATAAGGAATCACTTGTCGTTGGCGGGCCGCTCGTACGCGAGGCTCTTCGTTTTCCTGGCCAGGTGGTGCCGGTGGACTCAGAGCATTCGGCAATTGCTCAGGCACTTGCCTCGGGAATCCACGAGAAGGGACTGACTTCCCGGGTCGTTACAGGGCGAACGGAAGTCGCTGATCTTGTCTTGACCGCATCGGGGGGACCGTTTAGGGGCCAGTCGCGTGCTCAGCTTGCCGATGTGACTCCCGCTCAAGCACTGGCTCATCCGACATGGAATATGGGTCCGGTTGTCACCATCAATTCCTCAACTTTGGTCAATAAGGGTCTGGAACTGATCGAAGCGTATCTTCTTTTCGACGTTGATCCTGACCATATTGTCACAACGGTGCATCCTCAATCGATCGTGCATTCAATGGTCACGTGGAAAGACGGAGCGACAACTCTCCAAGCGTCCCCTCCCGATATGCGTCTTCCGATCGCTTTGGGACTGACGTGGCCTGAACGGCTCGACACAATCGAAAAGCCTCTGACGTGGTCTACTTTCCACAAGTGGACCTTCGAGCCGATTGACGTTGTGACCTTCCCAGCGGTCAAGCTTGCACGCATGGCGGTGTCGGAATCGCAGACGCATCCAGCGGTCTACAACGCGGCGAACGAAGCTCTTGTTGACGCGTTCCTCGCCGGTCGTATTCGGTGGCTCGATATCGTCGACATCCTCGCAGATGTGCTTGAGGCCCATGACGGCACGGATCATCCCTCTCTCGAGACGATTCGTCACGTGCAGGAATGGGCGAGGACGACTGCCGAAGCACGCATCCACGCAAAGGAAAGGTAA
- a CDS encoding M50 family metallopeptidase: MSWIWGVLVVAVGLVISVALHELGHMIPAKRFGALVPDYSIGFGRVLFSKQWGETRVNVRAIPLGGFVRILGMYAPAKQGTRTVNSRGRTTLAEEARQASRDELGEHSARAFYLLRPWQKIIVMVSGPLMNLIISIALMFVVMVGIGSPTATLRLDEAAPTVSTASGTRTGPAYEAGLRAGDTIRGVDGAPIGTWREFQEKISSGTSQSVAVTFERDGVTQTVDVVPVISSAGGRVVGVRSAVDYVPASVSSVAEATWVTMSQTAAVVVRLPLALWDVGVSLFTDEPRDASGVMSIVGVGRVAGEVTASPDTTGTGDWRPKVAVLLSLLASVNMALFVFNLIPLPPLDGGHILGAVYEGGARLVARLRGRPDPGPADTAKLVPLTWVMASLLVAMTILLVVADIVDPIRMF; encoded by the coding sequence GTGTCCTGGATTTGGGGAGTGCTCGTTGTTGCGGTTGGCCTGGTAATTTCTGTGGCGCTCCACGAGTTGGGGCATATGATCCCGGCGAAGCGTTTCGGTGCTCTTGTTCCCGATTATTCCATTGGTTTCGGTCGGGTTCTCTTCTCGAAGCAGTGGGGCGAAACGCGAGTGAATGTTCGCGCGATTCCGTTGGGTGGTTTCGTTCGGATCCTCGGAATGTATGCGCCGGCAAAGCAGGGGACCCGGACAGTAAATTCTCGAGGACGCACGACTCTTGCCGAGGAAGCGCGCCAGGCAAGCCGGGATGAATTGGGGGAACATTCAGCGCGAGCCTTCTATTTACTGCGCCCCTGGCAAAAGATTATTGTCATGGTTTCGGGGCCGTTGATGAACCTCATCATCAGCATCGCCCTGATGTTCGTTGTCATGGTGGGGATTGGTTCCCCAACGGCAACGCTTCGTCTTGACGAGGCCGCGCCTACGGTGTCCACGGCATCGGGAACGAGGACGGGGCCGGCTTACGAAGCGGGATTACGAGCCGGTGACACGATTCGCGGCGTTGACGGAGCGCCGATAGGTACGTGGCGGGAGTTCCAGGAGAAGATTTCTTCCGGCACTTCTCAGTCAGTGGCGGTGACCTTTGAGCGTGATGGCGTCACGCAAACGGTCGATGTTGTTCCGGTGATTTCTTCGGCGGGTGGACGTGTTGTCGGGGTGCGTTCGGCGGTGGATTACGTTCCTGCCAGTGTGTCGTCTGTCGCTGAGGCCACGTGGGTGACGATGTCTCAGACCGCTGCGGTGGTGGTTCGTCTTCCTCTTGCACTCTGGGATGTGGGTGTGTCGCTGTTTACTGATGAGCCGCGTGACGCGTCCGGAGTGATGTCGATCGTTGGTGTTGGTCGGGTTGCCGGTGAGGTAACGGCAAGTCCCGATACCACAGGAACGGGGGATTGGCGTCCGAAAGTCGCTGTTCTCCTGTCATTACTTGCCTCTGTAAATATGGCGCTTTTCGTTTTTAATCTCATTCCCTTGCCGCCTCTTGATGGTGGACACATTCTCGGTGCGGTGTACGAGGGCGGGGCGCGCCTGGTTGCGCGTCTGCGGGGACGTCCCGATCCGGGACCGGCGGATACAGCGAAACTTGTTCCGTTGACCTGGGTTATGGCCTCGCTGTTGGTTGCCATGACGATTCTTCTTGTTGTTGCAGATATTGTTGATCCGATCCGGATGTTCTAG
- the pyrH gene encoding UMP kinase, with amino-acid sequence MSARRVLLKLSGEAFGGGNVGLDPLVVRDIAQQVATAVRQGIQVAVVVGGGNFFRGAELAKSGLDRSRADYMGMLGTVMNALALQDFIEQSGVPARVQSAITMTQVAEPYIPLRAIRHLEKGRVVIFGAGAGMPFFSTDTVSAQRALETHCDELLVAKNGVDAVYDSDPKTNPDAHRFDSLTYSEALARDLKVIDAAALALSRDNGLTTRIFGMSEPGNVTSALMGERIGTLVTAEA; translated from the coding sequence ATGTCTGCTCGACGCGTATTACTCAAACTTTCCGGCGAGGCTTTCGGCGGTGGAAACGTCGGTCTTGATCCCTTAGTCGTTCGCGATATCGCACAACAGGTTGCAACGGCTGTGCGCCAGGGAATTCAGGTTGCCGTTGTCGTCGGAGGTGGCAACTTCTTCCGCGGCGCGGAACTTGCGAAGTCGGGCCTCGACCGGTCTCGCGCCGATTACATGGGCATGCTCGGTACGGTGATGAACGCCCTCGCACTGCAAGACTTCATTGAGCAGTCCGGAGTCCCGGCACGCGTTCAGTCTGCAATCACGATGACACAGGTAGCTGAGCCCTACATTCCTCTTCGTGCGATACGCCATCTTGAAAAGGGACGCGTCGTGATCTTCGGTGCGGGTGCCGGGATGCCGTTCTTCTCGACGGACACCGTGTCGGCGCAGCGCGCACTCGAAACCCACTGCGATGAGCTCCTTGTTGCGAAGAACGGCGTTGACGCCGTGTACGATTCGGATCCGAAGACGAACCCGGATGCGCACCGTTTCGACTCCTTGACCTACTCTGAGGCACTTGCAAGAGACCTCAAGGTCATTGATGCCGCAGCTCTTGCTCTTTCGCGAGATAATGGCCTGACAACACGGATCTTCGGAATGTCCGAGCCGGGTAACGTTACTTCAGCATTAATGGGTGAGAGAATCGGTACTCTAGTGACGGCTGAAGCCTGA
- the rpsB gene encoding 30S ribosomal protein S2, which translates to MAVVTMRQLLESGVHFGHQTRRWNPKMKRFILTERNGIYIIDLQQTIADIDIAYDFVKQTVAHGGTILFVGTKKQAQEAVAEQALRVGMPYVNHRWLGGMLTNFNTVAKRLQRLKELEQIDFDDVAASGHTKKELLMMRREKDKLARTLGGIRDMAKVPSAVWIVDPKKEHLAVSEARKLNIPIVAILDTNADPDEVDYRIPGNDDAIRAVALLTRVVADAVADGLLARSEARKPNSQETAEPLAEWERELLEGDAKTEAPAKDTAAPAAEATEEKAEAAEATEEKAEAPAEAATPEQN; encoded by the coding sequence ATGGCAGTCGTCACCATGCGTCAGCTGCTGGAGTCGGGTGTCCACTTCGGACACCAGACCCGTCGTTGGAACCCGAAGATGAAGAGGTTCATCCTCACCGAACGCAACGGTATCTACATCATCGACCTGCAGCAGACGATCGCCGACATCGACATTGCGTACGACTTCGTCAAGCAGACGGTCGCGCACGGAGGAACGATCCTCTTTGTCGGCACGAAGAAGCAGGCTCAGGAAGCCGTCGCCGAGCAGGCACTCCGCGTCGGAATGCCCTATGTCAACCACCGTTGGCTCGGCGGTATGCTCACCAACTTCAACACCGTTGCCAAGCGACTTCAGCGCCTGAAGGAACTTGAGCAGATCGACTTTGATGATGTCGCAGCCTCGGGGCACACGAAGAAGGAACTGCTGATGATGCGTCGCGAGAAAGACAAGCTCGCCCGCACCCTCGGTGGTATTCGTGACATGGCTAAGGTCCCCTCAGCTGTGTGGATCGTTGACCCGAAGAAGGAACACCTCGCGGTGTCCGAGGCTCGTAAGCTCAACATCCCGATCGTTGCCATCCTCGACACGAACGCCGATCCGGACGAGGTCGACTACCGGATCCCCGGCAACGACGACGCCATTCGCGCCGTTGCCCTCCTCACCCGCGTTGTTGCCGATGCTGTTGCCGACGGTCTGCTTGCTCGTTCCGAGGCTCGCAAGCCCAACTCGCAGGAAACCGCAGAACCGCTGGCTGAGTGGGAACGCGAACTCCTTGAGGGCGATGCGAAGACCGAGGCACCCGCTAAGGACACGGCTGCCCCCGCAGCTGAGGCCACCGAAGAAAAAGCCGAGGCAGCTGAAGCCACCGAAGAAAAGGCCGAGGCTCCCGCCGAAGCCGCCACACCCGAGCAGAACTGA
- a CDS encoding phosphatidate cytidylyltransferase — MSAESLSNVVGRILHPGPTREGEPLAETGRAGRNLPAAITTGVILVTALTLSLVFAHDLFSVVIAVLCMGAIWELGGAFARLGITIAAAPLYVGAVGILTCAWLLGAEALLFALYITVFAVITWRILEQRSASRIYDVVASIFVAVYVPFAASFFLLLLRDTGNPWAVGAVVAMVVASDTGGWAVGVLIGRHPMIPRISPKKSWEGFAGSVVAAIGVGVTFFALSQAHWAWGIAAGVAAAFIGTIGDLTESLIKREAGLKDMSRLLPGHGGVLDRVDSLLMSAPVLYVIISAAFGTGQ; from the coding sequence ATGTCAGCCGAATCCCTCTCAAACGTTGTGGGTCGGATTCTTCATCCCGGTCCAACACGGGAGGGAGAGCCGCTCGCAGAAACCGGTCGTGCCGGGAGAAATCTCCCGGCGGCGATCACCACTGGGGTCATCCTGGTCACGGCACTCACGCTGTCGCTTGTGTTTGCGCATGACCTGTTTTCAGTGGTGATTGCCGTGCTCTGTATGGGAGCGATCTGGGAACTTGGTGGTGCATTCGCCCGGCTTGGGATCACCATTGCAGCGGCTCCGCTGTATGTGGGAGCCGTTGGTATTCTCACGTGCGCATGGCTTCTGGGTGCGGAGGCATTGCTTTTCGCGCTGTACATCACGGTATTTGCTGTGATTACGTGGAGGATTCTTGAACAGCGGTCGGCCTCGCGTATCTACGATGTTGTCGCGTCGATCTTTGTTGCCGTCTATGTTCCCTTCGCCGCCTCGTTCTTCCTCTTGCTCCTGCGCGATACAGGGAATCCGTGGGCAGTCGGTGCCGTTGTCGCGATGGTTGTTGCCAGCGACACCGGGGGCTGGGCTGTGGGAGTTCTCATCGGTCGCCACCCCATGATTCCGCGGATCTCCCCGAAGAAATCGTGGGAAGGCTTCGCGGGGTCTGTGGTCGCCGCAATCGGCGTGGGAGTCACCTTTTTTGCTCTGTCACAGGCCCACTGGGCCTGGGGCATTGCCGCGGGAGTAGCGGCGGCTTTTATCGGAACAATCGGTGACCTGACGGAATCACTGATTAAGAGAGAAGCCGGACTCAAAGATATGTCACGGCTGCTTCCAGGACACGGTGGCGTTCTTGACCGGGTGGATTCACTCCTGATGTCCGCACCGGTTCTTTACGTCATCATTTCGGCAGCGTTTGGAACAGGTCAATGA
- the ispG gene encoding flavodoxin-dependent (E)-4-hydroxy-3-methylbut-2-enyl-diphosphate synthase has protein sequence MPQVFGSPFPRKKTRRIDVGSVPVGGGAPVSVQSMTTTKTHDIGATLQQIAELTAAGCDIVRVACPTDKDAEALPIIVRQSRIPVIADIHFNPKYVFAAIEAGCGAVRVNPGNIRKFDDQVKEICRAASDAGVSLRIGVNAGSLDPRLLKKYGRASAEALVESAVWEAGLFEENDFHDFKISVKHHDVLTMIEAYRLLSEKGDWPLHLGVTEAGPAFQGTIKSAAAFGVLLADGIGDTIRVSLSAPPVEEIKVGTKLLEFLGLRQRTLEIVSCPSCGRAQVDVWTLADEVTEGLKDLTVPLRVAVMGCVVNGPGEAREADLGVASGNGKGQIFIRGKVVETVPEDQIVETLIRHANALAEEMGLEEGSGSVEVSPAV, from the coding sequence ATGCCTCAGGTATTCGGATCGCCTTTTCCTCGCAAGAAGACGCGGCGTATCGACGTGGGTTCCGTTCCCGTTGGTGGGGGGGCACCGGTGTCGGTTCAGTCGATGACGACAACGAAGACTCACGATATTGGGGCTACGCTTCAACAGATCGCCGAGCTGACGGCCGCGGGATGTGACATTGTTCGTGTTGCCTGTCCAACGGACAAAGACGCGGAGGCACTGCCGATCATTGTGCGCCAGTCCCGCATCCCTGTGATCGCGGATATTCATTTCAACCCGAAGTATGTTTTTGCGGCAATCGAGGCTGGCTGCGGTGCGGTGCGCGTCAACCCCGGCAATATCCGTAAGTTCGATGACCAGGTCAAGGAGATCTGTCGGGCAGCGTCGGACGCAGGTGTTTCGCTGCGCATCGGAGTGAACGCGGGTTCCTTGGATCCCAGGCTGCTGAAGAAGTACGGGCGGGCTTCGGCGGAGGCTTTGGTGGAGTCCGCGGTGTGGGAGGCAGGTCTTTTCGAGGAAAACGATTTCCACGATTTCAAGATTTCCGTCAAGCACCACGATGTGCTGACGATGATTGAGGCGTATCGGCTGCTGTCTGAAAAAGGTGATTGGCCGCTTCACTTGGGCGTGACGGAGGCAGGACCGGCATTCCAAGGAACAATTAAGTCCGCGGCGGCTTTCGGTGTGCTGCTGGCCGACGGCATCGGCGACACGATCCGCGTGTCCCTGTCTGCTCCTCCCGTTGAAGAAATCAAGGTGGGAACGAAACTCCTGGAATTCCTTGGTCTGCGTCAACGCACCCTGGAGATTGTGTCATGTCCGTCGTGCGGACGCGCTCAAGTGGATGTGTGGACTCTCGCAGATGAAGTAACGGAGGGCTTGAAAGACCTGACGGTTCCGCTTCGCGTTGCCGTCATGGGCTGCGTCGTCAACGGTCCCGGTGAGGCACGCGAAGCTGACCTGGGAGTCGCATCTGGTAACGGAAAGGGCCAGATCTTCATCCGGGGGAAGGTTGTTGAAACGGTTCCCGAAGACCAGATCGTTGAGACTCTGATCCGGCACGCGAACGCTTTGGCCGAAGAGATGGGCTTGGAAGAGGGCAGCGGGTCCGTTGAGGTTTCCCCGGCCGTGTAA
- the tsf gene encoding translation elongation factor Ts: MANFTAADVKALREQTGAGMMDVKKALTEADGDAEKALEIIRLKGLKSLSKREGRQASAGLLVAHSADGVGVMVEVNSETDFVAKNQKFIDFANEVLQAAVASKASDVESLLAAEMKDSTVQDQLNSMAAVIGEKLQVGRVVRVEGENVDLYLHQTSPDLPPQVGVFVVTDAAGASVAHDIAMHVAAYMPAYLDRDHVPADVLDKERATLEKITLEEGKPEHIVPKIVQGRLEAFFKDNCLVDQAYARDPSKSVAQVLKEAGATVTQFVRVHVGA, encoded by the coding sequence ATGGCGAATTTCACCGCTGCTGATGTCAAGGCGCTGCGTGAGCAGACCGGCGCCGGAATGATGGACGTGAAGAAAGCTCTGACCGAGGCTGATGGCGACGCCGAAAAGGCGCTGGAAATCATCCGCCTCAAGGGTCTGAAGTCGCTGTCCAAGCGCGAAGGCCGTCAGGCCTCCGCCGGCCTCCTCGTTGCCCATAGCGCCGATGGTGTCGGTGTCATGGTCGAGGTCAACTCCGAGACCGACTTCGTTGCGAAGAACCAAAAGTTCATTGATTTCGCAAACGAGGTTCTCCAGGCCGCTGTTGCGTCCAAGGCCAGTGATGTTGAGTCGCTGCTTGCGGCTGAGATGAAGGACTCAACGGTTCAGGATCAGCTCAACTCGATGGCCGCAGTTATCGGGGAGAAGCTCCAGGTCGGACGCGTTGTTCGTGTCGAAGGTGAGAACGTTGATCTCTACCTCCACCAGACCAGCCCGGATCTTCCTCCGCAGGTCGGCGTCTTCGTTGTGACCGATGCTGCTGGCGCCTCCGTCGCACACGACATCGCCATGCACGTTGCCGCTTACATGCCCGCCTACCTCGACCGTGACCACGTCCCGGCCGACGTTCTTGACAAGGAACGCGCGACGCTTGAAAAGATCACCCTCGAAGAGGGCAAGCCCGAGCATATTGTCCCGAAGATTGTTCAGGGACGCCTCGAAGCCTTCTTCAAGGACAACTGCCTGGTTGATCAGGCCTACGCACGCGATCCTTCCAAGTCCGTTGCTCAGGTCCTCAAGGAGGCCGGTGCAACCGTGACGCAGTTCGTCCGCGTTCACGTCGGCGCCTGA
- the rlmN gene encoding 23S rRNA (adenine(2503)-C(2))-methyltransferase RlmN, with the protein MSSPTIRSRREVRPTDQAPEGARSPDAKPVLSFTAKRRGKPPVHLADVDLAARKTILKDAGFPAFRADQLSRHYFEHFTGDPALMSDVPSAMHEAISHTFFPPLVSEVITRQADDGLTLKHLWQLFDGARVESVLMRYSERTTLCVSSQAGCGMACPFCATGQMGLTRNLSTAEIIDQVRAAQAACRDGALAGGPTRLSNVVFMGMGEPLANYKTVIQALHRLIDPAPEGFGMSARNVTVSTVGLVPAIHKLAAEAMPVTLAVSLHAPDDDLRDDLIPINSRWKVGELLDAARSYFVATGRRVSIEYALIRDMNDQQWRAQLLADELNRRGHGWAHVNPIPLNPTPGSIWTASTRRAQDTFVRTLRDNGIRTTIRDTRGSDIDGACGQLATAVKEGRVVTNGPTPLGMPDMKKETR; encoded by the coding sequence ATGAGTAGCCCCACAATTCGTTCTCGCCGCGAGGTCCGTCCAACGGATCAGGCTCCGGAAGGAGCACGCTCACCGGATGCGAAACCGGTACTGTCGTTCACCGCGAAGCGCCGTGGTAAACCACCCGTTCATCTGGCAGACGTTGATCTCGCAGCACGTAAGACGATACTCAAGGATGCAGGATTCCCCGCTTTTAGGGCGGATCAGTTGTCTCGCCACTATTTCGAGCATTTCACCGGTGATCCGGCATTGATGAGCGATGTTCCCTCGGCAATGCATGAGGCGATTTCTCATACATTCTTCCCTCCGCTGGTCTCTGAGGTCATCACTCGGCAGGCCGATGATGGGTTGACTCTCAAACATCTGTGGCAGCTCTTTGACGGGGCCCGCGTTGAGTCGGTGCTCATGCGGTACTCAGAACGCACGACGCTGTGCGTGTCTTCGCAGGCGGGGTGTGGCATGGCCTGTCCGTTCTGCGCCACAGGGCAGATGGGGTTGACACGGAATCTCTCGACGGCGGAAATCATCGATCAGGTGCGCGCTGCTCAGGCGGCGTGTCGTGACGGCGCCCTCGCCGGAGGCCCAACCCGACTGTCGAATGTCGTGTTCATGGGGATGGGGGAGCCACTGGCGAACTATAAAACAGTGATTCAAGCACTTCACCGTCTCATTGACCCGGCACCCGAAGGATTCGGCATGTCGGCACGCAATGTCACCGTGTCAACCGTTGGCCTCGTCCCGGCAATCCATAAACTTGCCGCTGAGGCGATGCCGGTGACGCTGGCTGTGTCCCTTCACGCTCCCGATGACGATCTGCGTGACGACCTCATCCCGATTAATTCCCGCTGGAAAGTTGGGGAGTTGTTGGACGCTGCTCGATCCTACTTTGTGGCAACGGGACGACGCGTATCGATCGAATATGCCTTGATTCGGGATATGAATGATCAGCAGTGGCGTGCTCAGCTGCTTGCCGATGAACTCAATCGGCGTGGCCACGGCTGGGCACACGTCAATCCAATTCCCCTCAATCCCACTCCCGGATCGATTTGGACTGCCTCGACTCGGCGTGCTCAAGACACGTTCGTGCGGACTTTGCGTGACAATGGGATCCGAACAACGATTCGCGATACGCGCGGATCCGATATTGACGGTGCGTGCGGACAGTTGGCAACCGCAGTGAAGGAAGGGCGGGTTGTCACAAACGGTCCGACGCCATTAGGCATGCCCGACATGAAGAAGGAGACACGATGA
- the frr gene encoding ribosome recycling factor: MIDEILLEAEDKMDKAVVAATNEFANIRTGRASSGMFEQILVDYYGAPTPMQQLASFQIPEARTVLISPFDRTATQEILKALRESDLGVNPTDDGNVVRVILPALTEERRKEYVKQAKTKAEDARVSVRSVRRKAKEALDRLKKDGEAGEDEVERAEKSLESVTKSHTEKIDSLLEAKEKELLTI; this comes from the coding sequence ATGATTGATGAGATCCTCCTCGAAGCTGAGGACAAGATGGATAAGGCCGTCGTTGCGGCCACAAATGAGTTTGCAAACATTCGTACAGGCCGAGCCAGTTCCGGCATGTTTGAGCAGATTCTCGTTGACTACTACGGTGCGCCAACGCCCATGCAGCAGCTGGCGTCGTTCCAAATCCCTGAGGCGCGAACCGTTCTGATCTCACCATTTGACCGCACTGCCACACAGGAGATCCTCAAGGCACTGCGTGAGTCCGATTTGGGAGTGAACCCGACCGATGATGGCAATGTCGTCCGAGTGATTCTTCCGGCATTGACTGAGGAACGTCGCAAGGAATACGTCAAGCAGGCAAAGACGAAGGCCGAGGACGCACGCGTGTCCGTGCGCTCCGTTCGCCGCAAAGCCAAGGAAGCCCTTGACCGCCTGAAGAAGGACGGCGAGGCAGGCGAGGACGAGGTCGAGCGCGCTGAAAAGTCACTGGAATCAGTGACGAAGTCTCACACGGAAAAAATTGATTCGCTGCTCGAAGCGAAAGAAAAAGAGCTTCTCACCATCTGA